One Kazachstania africana CBS 2517 chromosome 5, complete genome DNA window includes the following coding sequences:
- the NSE3 gene encoding Smc5-Smc6 complex subunit NSE3 (similar to Saccharomyces cerevisiae NSE3 (YDR288W); ancestral locus Anc_5.293) → MNPTMSDNENYVPEGTLSTQSNDKLDVVARKVVRFIMSQVESQNTILSRAKLMDVVKNASQQENATRIRFDDMFTAINNILFDVYGYELKGLRNRPVTSQTSATTINATEEIPDHKASQFLVLNNLPFLRNFDELKILQSVRTYEDLIQNGEYTGDDMGAESVNTFASKLNVDQDLAYNGILSVILCIILFSSNHILHQDLLKQMEKFGIPTDGTAIPIVQLTIDDLLKTLERRQYIVKLEEKSDVVGDVVLYRIGRRTQAEFDQSSLVQLVREVMGVAYDDTIKHDIRKIVGDAYA, encoded by the coding sequence ATGAACCCAACGATGAGTGACAATGAAAATTACGTCCCAGAAGGTACTTTAAGCACTCAATCTAACGATAAACTGGATGTTGTTGCTCGTAAGGTTGTAAGATTTATCATGTCTCAAGTTGAGTCCCAAAATACGATTTTATCTAGAGCCAAACTGATGGACGTAGTTAAAAATGCTTCTCAACAAGAGAATGCCACGCGTATACGTTTCGACGACATGTTTACGGCTATCAACAACATACTATTCGATGTCTATGGTTATGAATTGAAGGGATTGAGAAATCGACCAGTCACCTCCCAAACATCTGCCACTACAATTAACGCAACTGAAGAGATTCCTGATCACAAGGCTAGTCAATTTCTTGTGTTGAACAACTTGCCCTTTTTACGTAATTTTGACGAGCTTAAAATATTGCAGAGTGTTAGAACCTACGAAGATTTGATACAAAATGGAGAATACACTGGCGATGACATGGGTGCAGAGAGTGTAAACACTTTTGCCAGCAAACTTAACGTGGACCAGGACCTAGCATATAACGGTATTCTTAGTGTAATTCTTTGCATAATTCTCTTTTCCAGTAACCATATTCTACATCAAGACCTACTGAAGCAAATGGAGAAATTTGGTATCCCCACTGACGGTACAGCCATTCCCATCGTGCAATTGACCATAGACGATCTTCTAAAAACATTAGAGAGACGTCAATACATCGTTAAATTGGAGGAGAAGTCCGACGTTGTAGGTGACGTTGTTCTTTACCGTattggaagaagaacaCAAGCAGAGTTTGATCAGAGCTCGCTGGTGCAACTGGTGAGAGAAGTGATGGGCGTCGCATATGACGATACCATCAAACATGATATACGGAAGATCGTGGGTGATGCTTATGCCTAA
- the INM2 gene encoding inositol monophosphate 1-phosphatase INM2 (similar to Saccharomyces cerevisiae YDR287W; ancestral locus Anc_5.294), producing MNQEQLKQIENAIVGLLKNEVGPIIKTKAHEKSKYVNKSNAVDLVTETDKQIEVLIKEKLGALYPDFKFIGEESYQPGVTKISDEPTFIVDPIDGTTNFIHDFPFSCCSIGLSINQEAVVGAVYNPHLGQLFHGSKGNGAFLNDTKIVIAERPLKLQQSVIGFEGGAERQGSNFEVKMSTLKNLLDAQKGFAHGFRSLGSAAMNMCYTALGTYDAYWEGGCYAWDVCAGWCILKETGGMVVGGNVNEWEIPLDRRCYFAIRGGSSEDEQKKFVQEFWNQVPAELKY from the coding sequence ATGAATCAAGAACAATTAAAACAGATAGAAAATGCGATTGTGGGTCTTctaaaaaatgaagttgGTCCCATCATCAAGACTAAAGCGCATGAAAAGTCGAAATATGTCAATAAGTCCAATGCCGTCGATTTAGTTACAGAGACCGATAAACAAATAGAAGTATTAATCAAGGAAAAATTGGGAGCCTTATATCcagatttcaaattcattggTGAGGAATCGTATCAACCTGGCGTCACAAAAATTTCTGATGAGCCAACCTTTATAGTTGATCCAATTGATGGCACTACAAACTTCATTCATGACTTCCCCTTTAGTTGCTGTTCAATTGGCCTTTCCATAAATCAAGAAGCTGTGGTGGGTGCCGTATATAACCCTCACCTCGGCCAATTATTCCATGGTTCCAAAGGGAATGGTGCTTTCTTAAATGACACTAAAATTGTTATAGCCGAAAGACCATTGAAATTACAACAGTCAGTTATTGGATTCGAAGGCGGTGCAGAAAGACAAGGatctaattttgaagttaaaATGAGTACTTTGAAGAACCTTCTGGATGCTCAAAAGGGTTTTGCCCATGGCTTTAGAAGCTTGGGAAGTGCGGCAATGAATATGTGCTATACTGCATTAGGAACATATGATGCATACTGGGAAGGCGGCTGCTATGCATGGGATGTGTGTGCAGGCTGGTGCATTCTTAAAGAGACAGGAGGAATGGTAGTTGGTGGTAATGTAAATGAATGGGAGATTCCACTAGATAGAAGGTGTTATTTTGCCATTAGAGGCGGAAGTAGCGAAgatgaacaaaaaaagttcGTGCAAGAATTCTGGAACCAAGTCCCTGCAGAATTGAAGTATTGA
- the MGP12 gene encoding Mgp12p (similar to Saccharomyces cerevisiae YDR286C; ancestral locus Anc_5.295), producing MQRAVLRCPTLARRTFTTKSKLLNYANLKLTFFHKPNCGLCDVAKEVIDDVLSSTEFKNEKIVVFGVNINDAKNNKWWKMYCFDIPVLHLEDTTNAKPLVVIEHFFREDDLAEKIRLFK from the coding sequence ATGCAAAGAGCGGTACTCCGATGTCCTACATTGGCAAGACGTACTTTCACGACTAAATCTAAGCTACTGAATTATGCAAACCTCAAACTAACATTCTTCCATAAGCCGAACTGTGGGTTATGTGATGTAGCAAAAGAAGTTATCGATGACGTACTGAGTAGTACGGagttcaaaaatgaaaaaatagTTGTCTTTGGTGtcaatatcaatgatgCAAAAAACAATAAGTGGTGGAAGATGTACTGCTTTGACATTCCCGTTTTGCATCTGGAAGACACAACAAATGCAAAACCTTTAGTTGTAATCGAACATTTTTTCAGAGAAGACGATCTAGCTGAAAAGATaagattattcaaatga
- the ZIP1 gene encoding Zip1p (similar to Saccharomyces cerevisiae ZIP1 (YDR285W); ancestral locus Anc_5.296) — MSNFFRDSSLGFKPRSNIFSKLRVKDPISAKYQNGNQEISLMEDEGDSSMINDILFTTNKDDTSFSEFNSTEPSKDAKGNIFQLNTSTPKVSKKSTIKSSDLVDDEDFEITEVRTVPNCKTAGSDGYENQVEKKIVPKPVLDAPTRREPTAMSNIDTSSNDVLLEAFTNTQRICVSLKHELQNQQTENTKLKSDLKSYQTDTRKIQDKITEYNDILTSLRDKSKELMEQKQNDKLKFQELRKTHENFESKIKSYREDIESLKTSLNSLKNLKKDTELQLAKKNQEIEYLQRELDDCSGQLSEEKIKNDNLLQNISDNKKEFATLLDQHFSEYKTYDREQIEELQRTMAENLKNELQTKLNTLASRSSTEWKNIAIELQEKYLKLVLIPLNLLPKTNNTNIPVTAYFPTLHLLSESIKEGCATQRKAHEETLRKLTEYSVCFTDVHEDILKQKENMLGVLTSSLDSTNESVQNGNNNLSSRIENMTSAILGYKDELIHCKTYEKAISELESQIAALQQQKMEHITALGMKEAQHEELIEKFEAQNNTIIEFEKTKADFNEKLNLSESKLNYFKNECAKLNETKMSDTANFENKIASQNRINNVLMSENDTLKQRITELEESKNNFEKDQNVKFENIQKFHEQLQKLNVEIVQMKAHELELAEENRALKKTIDDSRLNFDENVDELRYLKQQLVLLKAEKQELVAEKLELQDKYDSSEKIVKNMRKTVATLKTKVTAHEAEIKTSETTTHERQQQWQKKVDTKNPAVKKTVRSSSSERKLEGVEARRSKSASTIGPKHSNKTKTGKCSDEFDFPSSSSSNDDLELTNPSPIASKVVKRGPTIMRPPANTVRKKLLLVDDDDNSKTENKRKRRRN; from the coding sequence ATGTCGAACTTCTTTAGAGATTCCAGTTTGGGGTTCAAACCACGATCAAATATCTTCTCCAAGTTGCGGGTTAAAGATCCTATCTCTGCCAAATACCAGAATGGtaatcaagaaatttctttgatggAAGATGAAGGTGACTCTTCCATGATTAATGATATCCTCTTCACAACCAATAAAGATGatacttctttttcagaattCAATAGCACAGAACCTTCGAAGGATGCAAAGGGTAATATTTTCCAACTGAATACTAGTACACCAAAGGTTTCAAAGAAGAGTACTATAAAATCTTCCGATCTCGTAGATGACGAAGATTTTGAGATTACAGAAGTGAGGACAGTCCCCAATTGTAAAACCGCCGGTAGTGATGGTTATGAGAATCaagtagaaaaaaaaattgttccCAAACCTGTGCTCGATGCACCTACAAGACGTGAACCAACTGCAATGTCAAATATAGACACATCTTCCAATGATGTTCTCTTGGAAGCTTTCACAAATACCCAGCGTATCTGTGTTAGCCTGAAACATGAATTACAAAACCAACAGACTGAAAATACTAAATTGAAGTCAGATTTGAAATCGTACCAAACCGACACAAGGAAGATTCAGGACAAAATTACGGAATATAATGACATACTGACATCTTTAAGAGACAAATCAAAGGAGTTGATGGAACAAAAGCAAAacgataaattgaaatttcaagagtTGAGAAAGACacatgaaaattttgaaagcaAGATTAAATCGTATAGGGAAGATATCGAATCTCTGAAAACTTCGTTAAACAGTCtaaagaatttaaaaaagGATACTGAACTTCAACTggccaaaaaaaatcaggAAATAGAGTACTTGCAAAGGGAACTAGACGATTGTTCAGGACAATTATCTGAAGAGAAGATAAAGAATGATAAccttttacaaaatatatctgacaataaaaaagaatttgcAACGTTATTGGACCAACATTTTTCAGAATACAAGACATATGATAGAGAACAAATCGAAGAATTACAACGTACAATGGCGGAAAATctcaaaaatgaattacaGACTAAGTTGAATACTCTCGCATCAAGGTCTAGTACtgaatggaaaaatataGCAATTGAGCTTCAAGAAAAGTATCTAAAATTAGTCCTTATTCCCTTGAATCTTTTACCTAAGACAAATAATACTAACATACCTGTAACAGCTTACTTTCCTACACTACATCTGCTATCAGAAAGTATTAAAGAAGGATGCGCGACTCAGAGGAAAGCTCATGAAGAAACTCTACGGAAACTTACAGAATATAGTGTCTGTTTTACAGATGTTCATGAAGATATACTGAAGCAAAAGGAAAATATGCTTGGGGTGTTAACTTCATCACTTGATTCGACGAACGAGTCAGTACAAAACGGAAACAATAATCTGTCATCACGTATAGAAAATATGACATCAGCGATATTGGGTTATAAAGACGAGCTAATACATTGTAAGACGTATGAGAAGGCTATAAGCGAATTAGAGAGTCAAATTGCAGCTTTACAACAACAGAAGATGGAGCACATTACGGCGCTGGGAATGAAAGAAGCGCAACATGAAGAGTTGATAGAAAAGTTTGAAGCACAGAATAACACgattattgaatttgagaAGACAAAAGCAGATTTTAATGAGAAATTGAACTTATCAGAGAgtaaattaaattatttcaagaatgaaTGTGCAAAACTGAACGAAACTAAAATGAGTGATAcagcaaattttgaaaataaaatagcTTCGCAAaatagaataaataatgtCTTGATGtcagaaaatgatactCTCAAACAACGCATCACTGAATTGGAAGAATCCAAAAATAACTTTGAGAAGGATCAAAATGTGaagtttgaaaatattcagAAATTCCACGAACAACtgcaaaaattaaatgtcGAGATTGTTCAAATGAAGGCCCATGAATTGGAGCTAGCTGAAGAAAACAGAGCTCTGAAGAAAACAATTGATGATAGTAGGTTAAATTTCGATGAAAACGTTGATGAATTAAGATATCTCAAACAACAGCTTGTTTTATTGAAAGCTGAAAAACAAGAATTGgttgctgaaaaattagaattaCAGGACAAATACGACTCATCTGAGAAGATAGTAAAAAATATGAGAAAAACAGTAGCCACGTTAAAAACGAAAGTTACAGCCCATGAGGCAGAAATTAAAACTTCTGAGACGACGACACACGAGAGACAACAACAatggcaaaaaaaagttgacACCAAAAACCCTGCCGTAAAGAAAACTGTGAGAAGTTCATCCtcagaaagaaaattggaaGGCGTCGAAGCTAGAAGAAGTAAATCAGCTAGTACAATTGGGCCCAAACATAGTAATAAAACTAAAACTGGGAAATGTagtgatgaatttgatttcccttcgtcttcttcatccaatGATGATTTGGAATTAACTAATCCTTCACCGATAGCATCCAAAGTAGTCAAGAGGGGTCCCACTATAATGAGACCCCCCGCAAACACGGTGAGGAAGAAGTTGCTTCTGGTcgacgatgatgataacTCCAAGACTGAAAAtaagaggaaaagaagaagaaattag
- the DPP1 gene encoding bifunctional diacylglycerol diphosphate phosphatase/phosphatidate phosphatase (similar to Saccharomyces cerevisiae DPP1 (YDR284C); ancestral locus Anc_5.297), translated as MAIDRLRLGGNERSFSYRTPKWRISDVILLSILVIFSYPVYYQKPFERQFSLNDLTISHPYTLVERVSDTMLFVYSLVVPLIVVVAIGFAMADSRHRNYLVYISVLGLLVTWFSTTLFTNFIKNWIGRLRPDFLDRCQPKANLPLNIMFYASEVCTNENSSLLLDGFRTTPSGHSSASFAGLGYLQLWLSGQLLIKYDQVGFWRTYVAMLPLLGASLIALSRTQDYRHHFIDVLIGSVLGYWIAYSTYRRYFPALGSSLPFKPLLDDSKVGLVEEAPMSPQQQSIITRTADEEMQPLTDDENVGI; from the coding sequence ATGGCTATTGATAGATTAAGGTTAGGAGGGAATGAAAGAAGTTTTTCCTACAGGACACCAAAATGGAGAATATCAGATGTAATACTGTTAAGTATACTGGTGATATTTAGTTATCCAGTTTACTATCAAAAACCATTTGAAAGACAGTTCTCTTTGAATGATTTGACCATTTCACATCCCTACACGTTAGTGGAACGTGTATCAGATACTATGTTATTTGTGTATAGTCTGGTCGTACCTCTTATAGTGGTTGTAGCAATAGGCTTTGCAATGGCAGATTCAAGACATAGAAACTATTTAGTGTACATTTCCGTGTTAGGGTTACTCGTCACATGGTTTTCTACGACTCTCTTCACTAATTTCATCAAGAATTGGATTGGTAGGTTACGTCCCGATTTTCTTGACCGTTGTCAGCCAAAGGCCAATTTACCACTCAATATCATGTTTTATGCCTCAGAAGTTTGTACAAATGAAAACTCTAGTCTTTTATTAGATGGTTTCAGAACCACGCCGTCGGGACATTCAAGTGCAAGTTTTGCAGGTCTAGGATACTTACAATTGTGGCTCTCTGGTCAATTACTTATCAAATATGATCAAGTCGGGTTCTGGAGAACCTACGTGGCTATGTTACCATTATTGGGCGCCTCTTTGATTGCCTTATCAAGAACCCAGGACTATAGACACCATTTCATCGATGTCTTGATCGGTTCAGTTCTAGGATACTGGATCGCTTACTCCACCTACAGAAGATATTTCCCTGCACTAGGCAGCAGCCTTCCTTTCAAGCCACTGTTAGACGATTCCAAAGTCGGCCTAGTTGAAGAGGCTCCAATGTCTCCACAGCAGCAGAGTATAATAACTCGCACTGCAGACGAAGAAATGCAACCTCTGACGGACGATGAAAATGTCGGTATTTAA